The following are encoded together in the Melitaea cinxia chromosome 22, ilMelCinx1.1, whole genome shotgun sequence genome:
- the LOC123664748 gene encoding UDP-glucosyltransferase 2-like produces the protein MSLLLLIFYIDGIKTARILAVYPLPSISHQIVFRALTDELVKRGHEVTVITTDAKYPPREAPKNLTEINLHDLSYQIWRDVLFQKSFNSIDNIYDQMSAVLRAGSAVFHSVVKTKEVQDIINKKYGEYDLILLEACVRSALIFSHYFKAPVIQISSMTLFKYHLKAVGADTHPLLYPTQFHQRLYNLTRWEKLQELYNDYRIENLINEIAEEDTRVLKSILVSDLPPIRDLSKNVHMLFLNAHPIWVDNQPVPPNVVFMGGIHIPPPKPLPQDLQAYLDSSKNGVIYFSLGTNVRPSVLSPEKINIFIKVFSQLPYDVLWKWDKDELPGKSENIETFKWLPQSDLLRHPNIKLFITQGGQQSSDEAINAGVPLVGIPMLADQWFNVEKYVRHKIGVKQEMSTLNEIEFKKAIETVIGDKSYRDNIKRLRSIMSDQPQSPLERAVWWVEHTLRHGGATHMRAAGAHLSRAEYFEIELFLIIMTSLLFVSTLLSYYISKLRRVVSQNIKMYQKPKSI, from the exons ATGAGTTTGttactacttatattttacatcGATGGAATTAAAACTGCAAGAATATTAGCAGTATACCCGTTACCATCGATTAGTCACCAAATAGTATTTCGAGCCCTGACCGATGAGCTGGTGAAACGGGGTCATGAGGTGACAGTCATCACCACCGACGCCAAGTACCCGCCAAGAGAAGCACCAAAGAATCTCACCGAAATAAATTTGCACGATCTGTCTTATCAAATTTGGAGGGacgtattatttcaaaaatcgtTTAACAgcatagataatatatatgatCAAATGAGTGCAGTTCTTCGAGCTGGCAGTGCAGTGTTTCATTCAGTGGTAAAAACGAAAGAAGTAcaagatattataaataaaaaatacggcgaatatgatttaatattattagaagCTTGTGTCAGATCGGCAttgattttttcacattattttaaaGCACCAGTGATACAAATTAGTTCTatgactttattcaaatatcatttaaaagCAGTCGGTGCTGATACACATCCTCTTTTATATCCAACACAGTTTCATCAAAGATTATACAATCTTACGAGATGGGAGAAGCTTCAAGAACTTTATAATGATTATCGGATAGAAAATCTTATAAACGAAATCGCAGAAGAAGACACTAGagtattaaaatcaattttggtTTCTGATTTACCACCCATACGTGATCTGTCTAAAAATGTACACATGCTGTTTTTGAATGCACATCCGATTTGGGTGGACAATCAACCAGTACCTCCAAACGTTGTGTTTATGGGCGGAATACACATACCGCCACCCAAGCCCTTACCACAG GACCTGCAGGCGTATTTAGATTCGTCTAAAAATGGTGTAATATACTTTAGTCTGGGAACGAATGTCAGACCTTCTGTTTTGTCTCCGGAGAagataaatatattcataaaagtGTTTTCTCAACTCCCATACGATGTTCTATGGAAGTGGGACAAGGACGAGCTTCCTGGAAAATCTGAGAACATTGAAACCTTCAAGTGGCTTCCACAGTCAGATCTTCTGA GACATCCGAACATAAAGTTGTTTATAACACAAGGTGGTCAACAGTCGTCGGATGAAGCTATAAATGCGGGAGTCCCTCTCGTCGGTATACCGATGCTAGCTGATCAGTGGTTCAATGTCGAGAAATATGTCCGTCACAAAATAGGAGTTAAACAAGAAATGTCTACACTAAATGAAATCGAATTTAAGAAAGCTATTGAGACTGTCATCGGTGATAAAAG CTATCGTGACAATATAAAGCGGTTGCGCAGCATCATGTCCGACCAGCCTCAGTCCCCGCTGGAGCGCGCGGTCTGGTGGGTGGAGCACACGCTGCGACACGGCGGCGCCACGCACATGAGAGCCGCCGGCGCTCACTTGTCGCGGGCGGAATACTTCGAAATAGAATTATTTCTGATTATAATGACATCATTACTGTTTGTTTCAACCCTATTATCATACTATATATCTAAGCTACGGAGAGTTgtatcacaaaatattaaaatgtatcaaaaacCAAAATCGATTTAG